A window of the Polaribacter sp. HaHaR_3_91 genome harbors these coding sequences:
- a CDS encoding DNA-binding protein codes for MSLQEDLYDEEENLQDDENNSEEVEMYLKEGEKVSLVIETETNLGYTVLINEEFDGLLFRSEVFQELEENMEVVGYVKQIREDGKIDVSLRPQGFRNVIDSDVEKVLTKLKESREGFLLLTDKSSPDSIRFHMKMSKKAFKKAVGNLYRQKLILIKEDRIELV; via the coding sequence ATGAGTTTACAAGAAGATTTATACGACGAAGAAGAGAACTTACAAGATGACGAAAATAACTCGGAAGAGGTAGAGATGTACTTGAAAGAGGGAGAGAAAGTCAGCTTAGTAATTGAAACAGAAACAAATTTAGGATACACAGTTTTAATTAATGAAGAATTTGATGGTTTACTTTTTAGAAGTGAAGTTTTTCAGGAATTGGAAGAAAACATGGAGGTTGTTGGTTATGTGAAACAAATTCGTGAAGATGGAAAAATAGATGTTTCTTTGAGACCACAAGGTTTTAGAAATGTTATTGATTCTGATGTAGAAAAAGTATTGACAAAGCTAAAAGAAAGTAGAGAAGGTTTTTTATTGTTAACAGATAAAAGTTCTCCAGATTCTATCCGTTTTCATATGAAAATGAGTAAAAAAGCCTTTAAAAAAGCAGTAGGAAATTTATATAGACAAAAACTAATTCTTATCAAAGAAGATAGAATAGAGTTGGTGTAA
- a CDS encoding alpha/beta hydrolase-fold protein: MLICLSGYAQKIINKTIISDYADDKRDIKIYLPEGYDPEEDKNYPLAVVLDSELLFDMYVGNSVLFAAKDKAPKQIVVGIEMAKTRKKDTYFNVTTGEFTVDNKKFYQFIKDEVIFEIESNYNTSPFISIIGQGTSANLVSFFLGEKIPLINSYICINPLFSDFIGQQLQSYNLPRYEKEDNTFYLYINNSTSFSVDKQTKIGELQGGLKSLEIKNLNIINDTINTPSSISAIGEAIPRALNQVFQVYSAISKEEFDKNIKDLSPSDAIAYLENKYLEIDFLFGSNLGIRESDIFAIEKLIMEKENGDQLLPFGKMILKLYPSSPLGDYYIGKFYESSKQINKAIVQYKIGYGKMDPADPNADRFYENILRLGGR; encoded by the coding sequence ATGTTGATTTGCCTTAGCGGGTATGCACAAAAAATAATAAATAAAACAATTATCTCTGATTACGCAGATGATAAAAGGGACATAAAAATATATTTACCAGAAGGTTATGATCCTGAAGAGGACAAAAATTATCCTTTAGCAGTTGTTTTAGATAGTGAGCTTTTGTTTGATATGTATGTAGGGAATTCTGTGTTATTTGCAGCTAAAGACAAAGCTCCAAAACAAATTGTGGTAGGAATTGAAATGGCTAAAACCAGAAAAAAAGACACCTATTTTAATGTAACTACAGGCGAATTTACTGTAGATAACAAGAAATTTTATCAATTTATAAAAGATGAAGTTATTTTTGAAATCGAAAGCAATTACAATACTTCTCCTTTTATTTCTATTATTGGTCAAGGTACTTCTGCAAACTTAGTATCCTTTTTTTTAGGAGAAAAAATTCCACTTATCAATTCTTACATCTGTATAAACCCTCTTTTTTCTGATTTTATAGGACAGCAATTGCAAAGTTATAATTTACCGAGATACGAAAAGGAAGACAATACTTTTTACCTATACATAAATAACTCTACATCGTTTTCTGTTGATAAACAGACTAAAATAGGAGAACTACAAGGAGGCTTAAAATCTTTAGAGATAAAAAACCTTAACATTATAAACGACACCATTAATACTCCAAGTAGCATATCTGCTATTGGTGAAGCGATTCCTAGAGCATTAAACCAAGTTTTTCAAGTGTACTCTGCCATTTCTAAAGAGGAATTTGACAAAAACATAAAAGATTTATCGCCATCAGATGCTATTGCTTATTTAGAAAACAAATACTTAGAAATTGATTTCCTTTTTGGAAGTAATTTAGGAATAAGAGAAAGTGATATTTTTGCTATCGAGAAATTAATTATGGAAAAGGAAAATGGAGATCAGTTACTTCCTTTTGGTAAAATGATTTTAAAACTATACCCTTCATCTCCACTAGGTGATTACTATATTGGTAAATTTTACGAAAGCAGTAAACAAATTAATAAAGCAATTGTACAGTATAAGATTGGTTACGGAAAAATGGATCCTGCAGACCCAAATGCGGATAGGTTTTATGAAAATATTCTAAGATTAGGCGGGAGGTAA